A window of Poecilia reticulata strain Guanapo linkage group LG23, Guppy_female_1.0+MT, whole genome shotgun sequence genomic DNA:
gaatgtatttttctgttgaaatgaTGTCAAAACTACACTTTAACAATGTGAACAGAAGGGCTACAGAGACGGGTCGTGATCTACGCTGCCAAAGAAAGCCGTCATctttcaaatgacaaaaacccCACTTCACAGTGCcctgcaaataaaactgaaagtaatGCCTGGTTTCAGTATATTCTTTGTCTTAAAATGCAAGTTTTTCTACAAATTTTCACTTCAGTTGATGCATTTTCAATTGTTAAGACTTTGTAATGAGGAGAGAGTGGCGCTGCGAGTTGGGTTGGGAGGTTTGCCGTCTCTTGGGTTCAGTGAAGAAATGTAGAGGTCTGTGAGAAAGGTCAGTCGCTTCATTCAGTCCAGTGTCCGCGGTCTCCATGACAACAGGTTATAAACAGACGGGAGTATCACCATCTCACCATTTGGTTGCCACTCCGAACCGTGCCAAGACAACCACTGGTAAgaattattttagttgttttttttacctctatACTTTCAACTTAATTGTCTTATTCTcttacagaaatgtaaaatatcttaTGCTATGGTAAAGTATtcaaagttaatattttaaaaagcctaCCTGTCAATCATATATTAAGaacaattactttttattttctttctgtaagCCTAGCAAGTCCAAGAAGCCGAGATCTCACAGCTCCAAGTCTGCCAAGAAGACCTGGTGtccaaaaactcaaaaaaaagaaatcttccaAATGCAACAAGATGGAGGTGGACATCCTCAGCCCTGCAGCCATGGAGAATCTCTACTACATATCCCACAATGCACCAGACTGTCTAGAGTTCAGAGGGTTTGGGTGGCCAAATTCCCAAAAGGGAACAAAACAAGAAGACGGATAAGATCTGCCAAACATTACAGGGTTATAGCGCCATCTGTTGAAAGAGCATTTTTAGTGCAAGAGTTGATGCTCAAAGGAATGAGACgatgttttaatgtcattttctgtAACTTTATTGTAGGCTTGAGGAATGAGAACAATGTTTGTGAAGGTGTAGCAAAACGTTTGGCAGTTGTTACTAAAAATTCAGAAGGTAGTTAAATTATGTTGTACATCTCAATGCACTTTAAACATTGTCACGCTgcattatacaaaaaaaaaaaaaaacaaaacaaaaaaacaggcgACCAGTGCTGGCTGGCAAATCAGACTTTAAAGTGATCCCACCAGTTAGCTGCACTATTCGTTAAATCAAGTTTCTAGGCAATTTACCCAAGGAGGAAAACTCCAATGGGAACAAGGATTTACTACAGAGGAGGGAAACGAATACTGCTTCTGCTTTTACTCATGTCAAATAATCCTGTAGCAAATGCACACACCCCCTGAGCCAATATAACCCTGTGGATAAATAATCTCAGCAGAAGATGTCTCCTCTTCCTTGAAGCACAGTCCAGCTTTGCTCACTCTGGGGGCTTCTTCTTGGCCTCCACATCCTTCTTAAAAGCTTCAATTTTCTTGGCTATGTTGGGTACCTACACGGGTCAGAATCTAGGTTAATATTGGCAACAGAACACTTAAATAGAAATGGCAATTAGCAAATAAGAGAAATggcattggtaaaaaaaaaaatttcagtatGAGCAGTCTAggaatgtcatttttaattaaacaaacaaacatgacttACTTCATAATTTTGAGCAAGGTACATCCCCACTACATTCCCCAAAGTGAAGCCAGCCTGTAAACAAAGTAGAGCTGTTATTCATTTCCATGTTGGGTCATTCAAAACCCATAGTCGCTGCTTTTGGAGGGTACCTGCTCACGTTACTGTCtacaatagaaaaataaaagacatgatagaaaactgtttttacacAGAAAGACTTTGTTACATCAACTTTGTAAAGCAAACTAGTAATTGTAggagctttttcttcttcagctcaAGAACATTCATCCTGCGCCGACAAAATTACCAACTGATTCATAAACTGACAATATATCCACTAAACTAGACCTTATTCACAAATGATAATTTAGCTTCAAACGAAAATTAAGTCGTATTAATGGGGTgtcaattttttcacattttcaatgttttttattccattttttacAATACATACCTAACTTGCTGCCATCTTAAAGTTAATTTACTGCTCTTTCTGATAATCTAAATCTATTTATGGCATACATATTGCTAGTAGCATACATATTTGATGtgccaaaaatggaaacaaactcGTCGCCTCTTAGGTATTTTCTCATGATTGCCTTTGAACTTTTAGCAGATATTTCATTAGCATGTAGCGCTAACAGTTACCATTTAAGCTACTTGGCAAAACTATGGATGTCGTCATGAAAATATAACTCACCAAAAACTGCAACATGATGACTTAAATAAGCTTATTAAAGTTCTGCTCCTGTTACATAAACTTTGTAGTTAAAAGCAGGTCGGCGTTGAAAGGATCCAAACCAGCTAGCTAACGAAGCTAGCCGTCCACCAACAGAAGTGTGCGCATGCGCTTCGGCGTTTTCGTCCTGAGCAGCTGACTTGTAGTCTTTTCCTTTCAGCTGCTCCCGCTTGACGAAACTGCAACTCCCAGCTCTACCCGGTCTCCGTTGTTGCAATGGTGGTTCCGGGGGGGACATTGAATGACTTTGGCTGCATCTCGCTATAGAGTCTCTTTAAAACCCGTTAACCAGCGAACATGGAGGCTCTTATCCCCGTGATAAACAAGCTGCAGGATGTGTTCAACACCGTGGGGGCCGATATCATCCAGCTGCCGCAGATTGCAGTGGTGGGGACTCAGGTAAGAAGCTGTGCCTGTGAGCATTTGGTGATAGCAGCTGTCATGCTAGTCGTAGCCCTGTAACCTTGCttcaaaacatgcatgaatgaagCGGAAGCACTAATATTACAGTGTCTGATTTAATTGCACTTTATTATACCCTTGAAATAAGTGAGACTTGACAAAAAAATAGCTATGATGTAACAGCTTTTATTGGAGCTGATGCACATGATAAAAATCTGCACACTGGTAAATGTTATCAGCCCACATTCTTAAATTAGCCCCAGTTATCTAAAAGCAGGTCGGTTCCTGAGCGCAAACACCCCAGCCTGGCTGAATATGCTTCCATATCGGGCTGTGTTCATAATGTCTTCATGTCTCCAGAGCAGCGGAAAGAGCTCCGTGCTGGAGAGCCTGGTGGGCAGGGACCTGCTGCCCCGTGGGACTGGCATTGTGACCAGGCGGCCCCTCATCCTCCAGCTGGTCCACGTAGATCCTGGAGACGGCCGGAAAAATGAGGACGGAGGTGGGTGCCTGCAGGAAATGCACATCTTTGCTTGACATGTGTGGTGTCCAgtcaacagaaaatgtatttaatgcgGTAATGGACATAAACAAGCACACCATTTTGAATTCTGTAGAGTTTTATACATCAGGATGCACTTTACCACAACTTCTTGCAAAACTATATACAATAAATGTGGACTCCTGATCCTGTAGAATTAGATGGGATGAACTTTGTAACTATATATTTCAATAGTTTCCCACAGGGTTGGAGTAAAGCAATCAGTTTTCTCTCTGTCACTCTTTTCCGAACCACATGCAGACGCAGAGCAGAGCGTCTCAGAGTTCCAGCGTTCCaggtgttatttatttttaatagctgAGTTTAGCGCCTTGCAGCTCAGTCATGTTTCCTCCCGTATTTGAACCTGCTTAGATAAACCACAACGTTACCTCTGGTGAGACGTTGATCCTTGCGTTAGTTGTGGTTGATTTGCCTCTTCAGCTGTTTCTTTCTGGCTTTAAGtagtttttactgtttgtttttttatgcgtggtagaatatatatatatatatatatgactcAATTTCTCATTGTGTTTCTCAGATGTGGAGGAGTGGGGGAAGTTTCTACACACTAAAAATAAGGTATTCCTCCACATAATCCTGCGCAGTGTGGTGACCTTGGTCGTGACTTGTTGTGCAGCTTtcctccctttttcttttcattttgcagaTCTACTCAGATTTTGATGAAATCCGACAGGAAATTGAAAACGAAACCGAGCGAGTGTCGGGGAATAATAAGGTGAGATGGAGAGCTTGGACCGAGGcggagtgtttgtgtgttttctgatgGCCAAAAAGTTACTGcgattagaaaacaaaatgaaaagcaaaatgttgcTTTAGCCTTTTGTTTGGGTTTAATAAATCCTTCGCTTTGTAATGTTGTACTATTCTACCACGAATCCTCATTCGCCAAAACGTAAATACACCAAACCCTCAGTCTCTTGTGAATTGTTTGTTGTGTCCATCTGTATTTCTTGAGTGAGAGAGTAACTTCATCTCTATGTTGTCAGCATGAATATTGCCATTTGGGGCAACAAAATTACTGATTTTGAATCAGTTGTTTAGTCGTTATTTTTTCTGAgtcagggggggaaaaaaagatgctttaagTTTCAGGATTAAAACTATAACTGAGTATTTCTCAGCAGGGAGACTTTATAGCTCCTGTAAAGTCGATCCAAACTCTGCAAAGGTTTAACCGTCATGGATGCAGACTCTCGCCTTTACTGGATTTATACCTGAGAGGCTAATTTCTCATCGCCAGCACTTACATTTTGAAACAGAGTTAAAGTTCCTCCTAGCTCCAAGAAAAGAGGACATGTGCTAAAGCTAGGACTgagctaataataataattacaaataaaacgACAGTATTTCATGACCGGTAAAGGTTGGGAACACGgcacacaaaactgcaaaggtACAAAAGAGTGAAATAACGACAATGGAGGTGACGGCACCTTTTAGCAAACAAACAGTTAGCAGGACAAGCCGTATAAttagttttgttaaatatatatttcttgtCTTATTATTCATGTTtccactgtttttaaatattattttctgtttacatttcccacagttttttaaaggacattaattgttttgttttttttcaaactgtattgtgttcatttttttatcacataGGCAAAAGTCATCAATTTAAAAGTACTCTTATAataataagatttatttttttaagtataaaatttaaaatcctTAATtctattgatttgttttttcaacatattttcaacTACTGACtaaacatgcaatattttagTTATAgtagatgttttttgttaatgttgttggACAGGGTGTCGCTCATTAGCCTTAACAGAaggaaagaacatttttaaacagttttggGTTCTgttgaaaaatgtactttatccTCTGAAATAATAACAGGATTTGGATCatttactatttttaataaagtctCATAACTAAAATCAGCTTTGGCTGCACCACAAAGTGCTGTAGAGTAAAAGTCACTGGATGATGAATACTTTGTCAGCTTGTTTATGTTTCATTCTTGAGTTTTGTGTCTAAAATTGAtcttgacatttatttagttattttagaGCTGATTAATCTCAGGCATCTCAATGATATGACTGTTTGGGGGTTTGGCAGGAGCTGGCTGTGTTTTGGAAATCCATTATTCAAGCGTAGCATCAAATTATTAAGTTATAAATTTACtgctggagagaaaaacaaagatcctCTAGAGAGTGGTATCCGCTGCCTGGCAGACGAACAGCAGCATACTGCTGCTGATCTCAGCCTGCAGGAGAATCTAAACTCGTCCTGCTGCTTGTGATTCTGTGACGACGCGCTGAGCTAACTGCTGTGCCTCTGCAGGGAATCAGCGACGATCCCATTCACCTGAAGATCTTCTCCCCTCACGTCGTCAACCTCACGCTGGTGGATCTGCCAGGAATCACCAAGGTAACCCATCTCGTTTCCATGAGCCTTTCGATCGCCCTGTGAAGGAAGCTGACTccaactcctctgcctctccAGGTGCCTGTGGGTGACCAGCCCAAAGACATCGAGATCCAGATACGAGATCTGATCCTCAAGCACATCTCCAACCCCAACTGCATCATCCTGGCGGTCACGGCGGCCAACACGGACATGGCCACCTCGGAAGCCCTCAAGGTGGCCCGGGAGGTGGATCCAGACGGTACGAACAGCAGAAACGTGATCTTTAAATGGCGGTGATCCTCGCCCAGGTTTCATTCTGTAAACGTTTCCCGTCTGAATGTGAATCATCAGGCAGGAGGACGCTGGCCGTGGTGACCAAGTTGGACCTGATGGACGCCGGTACGGACGCTATGGACGTCCTGATGGGCAGAGTCATTCCTGTTAAGCTGGGGATCATTGGAGTTGTGAACAGGTGGGCAGCATTTTATTATCTAACATGAAAGTGGCCATAATGCCTCATAGTTTTCGGCATTAGGGCGAAAAGAaactcgttttcttttttcccataAATTCCCGATTtgataaaaatattagtttgtcTAATTTTGCCAACTTGAGTCAAACATAACTgaggtttaaaaaatgtttgtgtctaAATGGAATTGAATGGTTATCATATTAATTAGTTGGTTTATCATCAACATAATggtctattattattatttgtagtaAAAGTAATTGATGCCGTCTGCTTGCTTCAGATGCTACTTATCGGAGGTGACGGGTTTAATGTACAATCAAAACCTTTTATCATTGCAGCAACTAAATATGgctttaatgttaattttatattaaaagctTAATGCCTGTTTATGCTTTTATCATTAAAACCCTAAAAGCAGAAGCTAATTTGTGAGgctgaaggaaaagaaacaaaaccgaTGTGAAAGCATAGACCTTTATTGTATAGAATGTGCATTCAGACAATCTTCCTCTTTTTGCAGATCATGGATAGATTGTTGTCCTTCCAGATGCGATGTTATCATCATATTTCCCACCCCTGCTGTTAGCTGAGGAAATGAACTCAGGCATGCGCTGATGAAGATTTCTTTCTGTAAACGTTTCCGGTCTGAACCCTCAGGAGTCAGCTGGACATCAACAATAGGAAGTCTGTGACCGACGCCATCCGTGACGAGTACGCCTTCCTGCAGAAGAAATACCCGTCGCTGGCCAACAGAAATGGAACCAAGTACCTGGCCCGGACCCTTAACAGGTGAGCTCACCTCTGGAGGAAATGGTTCAGCAATGATGCAGTGAATAAAACGATAAAAGTccgtttttaaaagtttatagcAGTAAGATCAGAATTTGCATTCCCACATCAAGCTGCTCCCACTGCCGTGCTTTATGCCTTTTGATCTTTTATCCACTGTGCCTTTACTGCTattcttaaaatataacaatcAAATGGATAAAGACACATTTCGTCAAACCAGACATTGAAAAAAGAGCTTAAACTGCagatatttttgctcttttaaaactccttttttttaattgaatgcAAGAGACGTTAGTTCTTTAATCCAGGAAATATTCTAAAGTGATGAAAGGCTGACTTTGCAACTGTTTCTGTGTGTCCAATAATGTGGAAAAAGCCTgtgtgcacattttttaaaatgatttcgtTGAATGAATGCTtaaaagttttagcttcaggtcaaaaataaatacatttatatacatatttacataGCATTTCTGTGGGTGTATCTAAATTTACGGCgtttatgtgtttaaaaacacccagattttccatttcaaatttCATATTAACTTTGAACTTAAATCTGTTTACTTGCTTATGACTAGTTTCTCCTATCGTAATTTGTTTCTGCTGGATTCAGTTGTTCCATGTGTTGTAGTTCTTTATAAGGTGATGTATAACCTAAAACTACATCGCCCATAATGCATGGCAGCAGAAAGAATCAATCGTTCaagtgaattattaaaaatacttttgaaaggttTATATAGTgttattgatttgaaaaatCTAATCTCTAACTTAATCACCCAGCTTTAGATAGAcccagggaaaaaaatatgtatatataaataaagtattttttttttccaacctaaACATcaattacaaaacaacaatgcagatttttattttattttttttttagatctgacATTGACTTATTATCTGCACCTCCTACGACGGTTCTGGCTCTGAAGCAGCTGATGTTGCTGCAGGCAGCTCTGAGTCatctcagtaaaaataaattctcataATTTCAGCtcaatttttcaatttcttcaagcgcgcagcagcagcagccttctTACATCCCCCACAACAACAAATTACACCCAGGCAGGAGTGCtgctgaattatgttttttgctttgttcttctgtggctcttcttcttcttttaaataaacctAAGAACTTGTAAAACAACTCTCTGACATTCAGCTctcacattttgtatttgtgcCTTAAGCTCCCATATTTACCGTCCCTGTTATCATGATGTAATGCCGCATCGCTCCTTCCCGGAGCCGTCCGAGTGAGAATGGCTAATGTCTGTCATCTAAAGCCAAGCGCTCTGCCCTTTCCCCTGCTAATGTCAGGCTACTGATGCATCACATCCGAGACTGCCTCCCGGAGCTGAAGACACGGATCAACGTCCTGGCGGCCCAGTACCAGTCCCTGCTCAGCAGCTACGGCGAGCCCGTGGAAGACCAGAGCGCCACCTTGCTGCAGCTCATCACCAAGTTCGCCACGGAGTACTGCAACACCATCGAGGGCACGGCCAAGTACATCGAGACGGCAGAGCTGTAAGTAGCGGCTCCGCCACGCGGTGGTGCTGTTGAGCCAGCGAGGAAAGAGGAGCGGATCAGCTGCTTCGGTTtctgatttaatgttatttgtttAACCTTTAAGACGAGATGAGAAGACTGAGAACAAATTCTTATTTTGAACAATGACCTGTTCAGAAGACATTCAAATATCACacagctgaaaactgaaaaatgtcatgaaatggagaaaaaaaaaaaactgaatacacATAAgtgagcagtttttaaaaataggtaCGTTTAGGCCGATAATTTTTGTTCCAGacgttattgtgataaacgataaaatatgttgttttgagaccatttttaagtaatacaaTGATAACGGCAAAATAACTTTACACATTCGCAAAGATCAGTaagctttaaattctaatgaatatttaacactacactttaaatatccaaaataaattaacaaggcaacagataaaatgaattttgaagtcctTGTAAGCAGAAtcgttgagaccaaaacaccaaattgaagacttttatcatccagtttttggcagaaagagagggagaaaaaagagaaacaataaatcatgtagtggaaattagtttgtttttactgattATAGTGACAAGATTAGGTAATGTactgtgatttttattaagttgaaatatgtcagtattttttttttttttgaacttagatttttaaaaattttttccAGTAGAGCATAGTACAATCATACTTCAGTGGTACATAATACAAATGTTGACAATATGATGTTTTCCATACAATAAACATCTTGGAATAACAATTTACAGCTACAGCATGTTTATAAACTCATCACTGTACACCATTTAAATAAGAATGGACTCTGGAAGAGAAAACCAAACGACATAAGGCAAAAGACAAATCCATTAGGTTTAACTAAATCAACAGGGCCTTTGCAGGTCCCCAGCGCAGGTCATACTTGGATTTTTGAAGTCTGAGTGAGTAGGTTATCTTTTCCATTGNAGCGCAGGTCATACTTGGATTTTTGAAGTCTGAGTGAGTAGGTTATCTTTTCCATTGTATGCAATTCCTTTACTTTTTGAACCCATAAGTCGTAAGAAGGCGGCTCCAATTGCATCCATTGCATTTCAGGGCTGctgtaaaaagaacatttaacaaatacattttggcCCGCCCTTGCAAACCATCAGGAATAATACTGACCAAAACGGACTGCAGAGTAATAGATGACATCTAGacacatattttttgtcttttaacatGCTGGAAGTTGTGAGTCGGATGCCGCAGCGTTAACATGACGGCAATCTCCATCATCTCCTGCCGCTGCGTTTCAGGTGCGGCGGGGCCCGGATCTGCTACATTTTCCATGAGACGTTCGGCCGGACGCTGGAGTCCGTGGATCCCCTCGGAGGACTGAGCACCATCGACATCCTGACAGCCATCAGGAACGCAACGGTGCGttaatgtcctttttttcctttttatttgattaatcgtcagaatagcTGATTTTAGTCGCAGCCCTGATGATAAAGCCGTCCCCCGCCTTCACCCTGCCAGGGCCCGCGGCCGTCCCTGTTTGTGCCCGAGGTTTCCTTCGAGCTGCTGGTGAAGAAGCAGGTGAAGCGTTTGGAGGAGCCCAGTCTGCGCTGCGTGGAGCTGGTTCACGAGGAGATGCAGCGGATCATCCAGCACTGCAGCAACTACAGCACTCAGGTAGAAAACACTCATCCTGTGTCCTCAtcttctccacacacacacacacacgttcatgTTCACACCATTTTATCTgtcaggagctgcagagattcccAAAGCTTCATGAAGCCATCGTTGAAGTGGTCACCTCCCTCCTGAGGAAGAGACTCCCCATCACCAACGAGATGGTACGAACCTCCACCCGCACGCCtgcgtctgattggctgcagagTTCAGTTATTGTTCTTGTTGCAGGTTCACAACTTGGTAGCAATCGAGCTGGCCTACATCAACACCAAGCACCCAGACTTTGCAGACGCCTGTGGAGTCATGAATAACAACATAGAGGTCCGTACTCGCTCCACTAATTTAATCTGACcggaaatttcttttttttttaaccgtttttttttttctcttcgtTTTCTaggagcagaggaggaacaGGATGAGAGAGCTGCCCGCCGCCGTACCGAGGGATAAGGTAAACGTTTGAGTCGGGTTTCTGAAGTCTCAGCTCGTTTGCTCTAATATTAGGGTTGGAATCTGCAGCGTCGGCTCACAGCGCCACAGCGAGACGACCAGCAAACGCGAACGGCTCCGGATAGTTTCCGTCCAGGAATCTAATCCTAAATCTCCAGGCTCTTTCTCTCTGAGTCTTCTCAACTTTCCATTGCCAgcctcgtcttttttttttcttttttcctttgtcttctcagagccttttttttttcctcccctcctctcctcttccacATTTCTGCCCTCATATTCCTGCTAGTCTGTTGGCAAAGGCCCGGCAGGCCCAGCTGCGGTTTCTGGCGAGCCGTCTGCGTCCGGAACAGACATGGACAGTGCCAAGGTGGGCACAAACTGCAGCCTGCTGGCTCTGCGCCCGGCCGGCTGTGGGTCTGATGGTGCTgcacggacggacggatggatggatggatggatgtgcaTGAGCTGCTGGCATGCACTGTGATCTTTGTCTGCTGATGTGTTGCTGTCCCTCAGCCTGATGGAACTTGCTCTAACAGCTGTGTGCgtgtttttcttcaaccaaAGCTCGTCCCACAGGAGAACCCTCCAAAAATAATCATCTCCTTCTCTTCCCTGTTTTTCCAACTCAACactttttgatgctttttattgcttctttgaTCTTGGGAAGATCTTGTGAGGTTCAGATCACGTTTGAGTTTTATTGGTGaattagaatttttgttttttctacacAGATCTAATTTTGATATCTTTGTGCCCGGCTgttattttacctttgcttACAAATGTCAGAAAGCTGCTTGGATTCCTTTTTACAGTGTAGGACCTTTTAAATCTCTGAGCAGTAAATATTATCCCCATTTAAAGCAACCAGGTTCCCCCACAGCATGACTTTGCCTTGGCCCTGCTTCACATCTTTCAGTCGTTCTGACTTCCAGTTCTGGATTGCCCAGCTTCACTTAAAAAGACTTTTTGATCTCTGTACTTTTATCTCAAGCGTTTGTGCCGTACATCCCCACACCGTGGCTGTTGCTTCATTCTCGAGACTGTTTTAATCTTCCTGGAGCATAAATTCAAACCTGCAACAAAGCGTCCCACATCATGAACCTGCCACTGCAACCACCACTAATCAGTCCTGATATGTGGGATTAAATTGGGGATGAATAAATTAGCTGCAGTCCAACTTCTTTGAGTATCTGCTTGTTCCACCAGAAACAGAATTTGTGAGTCCTTGTTGCTGTCCTAACTATTTTGCTTTTAAcccttggtgtgtgtgtgtgtgtgtgtgtgtgtgtgtgtgtgtgtgtgtgtgtgtgtgttaggcaGCGGCTGCAGGGCCTCAAGGTGAGCAGGACGGCACCGGGAACTGGAGAGGGATGCTGAAGAAGGGAGAGGAAACGGCCGGCTCCGGACCAGGAAGTCCGCTGAAGGGAGTTGTTAACTTGCTTGATGTGGTAACCGAACCTCACCCTGCAAAGCACATTGTTGGATTGTTTTTCAACCATTCATAAATGAACTCCTTTCATTGTTTGGACCTTTCGGTTTGCTTCCCCAGCCGGTCCCGGTTGCCAGGAAGCTGTCGTCACGAGAGCAGAGGGATTGCGAGGTCATCGAGCGCCTCATCAAGTCGTATTTCCTCATCGTCCGAAAGAACATCCAGGACAGGTGGGCTCAGGGGTCTCGTGCGAAACCTTTATACCCTGATAAAAATCCACAGTGTGCTTCtagaagtttattttaatgccaTGTTCTCAGGGccttctgattttgaaaagtGGTGAACAAAATGGAACCTTTTCACATGTCAACCAGGAAATGCTTCACTTTTTATACTCATCAGTGAcgcataaaaaaaagctttctacCGTCAAAAGATTATTTTAGGGTGACACCACTGAGGACCCATGAGGATCTCCA
This region includes:
- the LOC103459482 gene encoding dynamin-1-like protein isoform X1 → MEALIPVINKLQDVFNTVGADIIQLPQIAVVGTQSSGKSSVLESLVGRDLLPRGTGIVTRRPLILQLVHVDPGDGRKNEDGDVEEWGKFLHTKNKIYSDFDEIRQEIENETERVSGNNKGISDDPIHLKIFSPHVVNLTLVDLPGITKVPVGDQPKDIEIQIRDLILKHISNPNCIILAVTAANTDMATSEALKVAREVDPDGRRTLAVVTKLDLMDAGTDAMDVLMGRVIPVKLGIIGVVNRSQLDINNRKSVTDAIRDEYAFLQKKYPSLANRNGTKYLARTLNRLLMHHIRDCLPELKTRINVLAAQYQSLLSSYGEPVEDQSATLLQLITKFATEYCNTIEGTAKYIETAELCGGARICYIFHETFGRTLESVDPLGGLSTIDILTAIRNATGPRPSLFVPEVSFELLVKKQVKRLEEPSLRCVELVHEEMQRIIQHCSNYSTQELQRFPKLHEAIVEVVTSLLRKRLPITNEMVHNLVAIELAYINTKHPDFADACGVMNNNIEEQRRNRMRELPAAVPRDKSVGKGPAGPAAVSGEPSASGTDMDSAKAAAAGPQGEQDGTGNWRGMLKKGEETAGSGPGSPLKGVVNLLDVPVPVARKLSSREQRDCEVIERLIKSYFLIVRKNIQDSVPKAVMHFLVNHVKDSLQSELVGQLYKSGLLNDLLTESEDMAQRRKEAADMLQALQRASQVIAEIRETHLW
- the stmp1 gene encoding short transmembrane mitochondrial protein 1 is translated as MLQFLAGFTLGNVVGMYLAQNYEVPNIAKKIEAFKKDVEAKKKPPE
- the LOC103459482 gene encoding dynamin-1-like protein isoform X2 produces the protein MEALIPVINKLQDVFNTVGADIIQLPQIAVVGTQSSGKSSVLESLVGRDLLPRGTGIVTRRPLILQLVHVDPGDGRKNEDGDVEEWGKFLHTKNKIYSDFDEIRQEIENETERVSGNNKGISDDPIHLKIFSPHVVNLTLVDLPGITKVPVGDQPKDIEIQIRDLILKHISNPNCIILAVTAANTDMATSEALKVAREVDPDGRRTLAVVTKLDLMDAGTDAMDVLMGRVIPVKLGIIGVVNRSQLDINNRKSVTDAIRDEYAFLQKKYPSLANRNGTKYLARTLNRLLMHHIRDCLPELKTRINVLAAQYQSLLSSYGEPVEDQSATLLQLITKFATEYCNTIEGTAKYIETAELCGGARICYIFHETFGRTLESVDPLGGLSTIDILTAIRNATGPRPSLFVPEVSFELLVKKQVKRLEEPSLRCVELVHEEMQRIIQHCSNYSTQELQRFPKLHEAIVEVVTSLLRKRLPITNEMVHNLVAIELAYINTKHPDFADACGVMNNNIEEQRRNRMRELPAAVPRDKAAAAGPQGEQDGTGNWRGMLKKGEETAGSGPGSPLKGVVNLLDVPVPVARKLSSREQRDCEVIERLIKSYFLIVRKNIQDSVPKAVMHFLVNHVKDSLQSELVGQLYKSGLLNDLLTESEDMAQRRKEAADMLQALQRASQVIAEIRETHLW